A stretch of Spirochaeta cellobiosiphila DSM 17781 DNA encodes these proteins:
- a CDS encoding glycoside hydrolase family 130 protein, producing MADNILVNAKSLPNIPWQDRPAGYELPVWRYSENPVIKRDATKNSNSIFNSAVVAFKDGFAGVFRVDDRARRMNIHRGFSKDGINWKIEDDPIAFVPAVPGLPDSEYKYDPRVIEIDGRFHIIWCNGYHGASLGYGYTDDFETFYQGENLMMPFNRNGVLFPRKIGGEYVMLSRPSDSGHTPFGDIFLSHSPDLTYWGKHRHVMAPRGSDSGWQSTKIGGGPTPIETKEGWLIIYHGVLNSCNGFVYSMGAALTDIDEPWKVIARTRPYLLAPTMPYEQVGDVQNVFFPVGSVVDGDTGRIAIYYGAADTVTGLAFTYADELVEFVKNNSL from the coding sequence ATGGCTGATAATATTCTAGTCAATGCTAAATCACTTCCTAATATCCCTTGGCAGGACAGACCTGCTGGATATGAATTACCTGTATGGAGATATTCAGAAAACCCTGTTATCAAAAGGGATGCAACAAAAAACTCCAATAGTATTTTTAACTCTGCAGTAGTGGCCTTCAAAGATGGCTTTGCAGGAGTCTTTCGAGTCGATGATAGAGCTCGTAGAATGAATATTCACAGAGGTTTTAGTAAGGATGGTATCAATTGGAAGATTGAAGATGATCCTATTGCCTTTGTTCCTGCTGTACCTGGTTTGCCTGACTCTGAGTATAAATATGATCCAAGAGTGATAGAGATCGATGGGCGATTCCATATTATTTGGTGTAATGGTTATCACGGTGCTTCACTTGGTTATGGTTACACTGATGACTTTGAAACCTTTTACCAGGGTGAAAATCTTATGATGCCTTTTAATAGAAATGGGGTCCTCTTCCCAAGGAAGATTGGTGGGGAATATGTTATGTTATCCAGACCTTCTGATTCAGGACATACTCCTTTTGGGGATATTTTCCTTTCCCATAGTCCTGATTTAACATACTGGGGTAAGCATAGGCACGTGATGGCTCCAAGAGGTTCTGATTCTGGTTGGCAGAGTACCAAGATTGGTGGGGGACCTACTCCTATCGAAACTAAAGAAGGTTGGTTAATTATCTATCATGGTGTCCTTAACTCCTGTAACGGCTTTGTTTATTCCATGGGAGCGGCTCTGACAGACATTGATGAACCTTGGAAAGTCATAGCTCGTACGAGACCTTATTTATTAGCTCCAACCATGCCTTATGAACAGGTTGGTGATGTTCAGAATGTTTTCTTCCCTGTAGGTTCTGTTGTTGATGGAGATACAGGTAGAATCGCCATCTATTATGGAGCTGCTGATACTGTAACTGGTTTAGCCTTTACCTATGCTGATGAATTAGTAGAATTTGTTAAGAATAATAGTCTTTAA
- a CDS encoding glycoside hydrolase family 2 protein gives MIKNITGPWKFSTAHDDKSISVSVPGSALDHLLKSNRIKDPFWGTNEKTALEALDQDFIYEVDITLTSQDLEQGHLDLYCEGLDTLCEVYFNDQWLGFTNNMFRPYAFSILDQAQLGLNRLKFLFKNAQEYLKAQQKKEFLWNPEHTLSGLGHIRKAHYMSGWDWGPKLPDAGLFKSVSIRSWRDSLYKGIKIYQDHNKDGVTLSFEAQFEGALPSELEWSFLDPESNLIKTWTSTSSKTELVLESPRLWWPRGMGEQPLYQLQLVYSDGSESQEVTQIIGLRTLTVTQEEDEWGRSFALTVNGIPFFAKGANYIPEDNFLTRITKEKTEALLEECLWANFNLIRVWGGGYYLDDYFYDYCDKTGLVVWQDFMFACSTYPTREDFKETVREEIQYTVRRLRNHPSIALYCGNNELETAHVDWGFDASQENKNNYLELFENMIPSVLKEEDPHRFYWPSSPSSGGGFDKPNDHNHGDVHDWRVWHGEEPISYFRDKYHRFLSEFGMQSFPVWSTIESFTEPSDRELLSEVMKNHQKNEAGNQKIAHYIRESFGNTKSDFKTLVYASQAVQAEAITEAAIHLRQHRGRCMGVIYWQLNDCWPGASWSSIDYYHRRKMLHYQIKEAYAPVVITSRREQDKIILYLVNDTNREIQGDFYYTLKNQDFEVKEGDSKSAMCPAYSVINWEVPLPKGTDISRDFMDYHFQTRQGQLWEGFSLFCDRKEYNFVSAKVRISSLKDNSLTLIADKFTPLVWIDSSQDLKWDRNAFPMTRREISINLESFPEPVDREKLQVMTPDEWQI, from the coding sequence ATGATAAAGAATATTACTGGTCCATGGAAATTTTCAACGGCTCATGATGATAAGTCTATCTCAGTCTCAGTTCCCGGGTCAGCCTTGGATCACCTGTTGAAATCCAATAGAATCAAGGACCCTTTCTGGGGAACAAATGAGAAGACAGCCCTTGAGGCATTAGATCAAGACTTTATTTATGAAGTCGATATCACTTTGACGTCTCAGGATCTGGAACAAGGCCATCTGGATTTATATTGTGAAGGTTTAGATACTCTATGTGAGGTCTATTTCAATGATCAATGGCTAGGTTTCACAAACAATATGTTTAGACCTTATGCTTTTTCAATATTAGATCAGGCTCAATTAGGTCTAAATCGCTTGAAGTTCCTTTTTAAGAATGCTCAGGAGTATTTGAAAGCACAGCAGAAGAAAGAATTCTTATGGAATCCTGAACATACCCTTAGCGGTCTTGGTCATATTAGGAAAGCTCATTATATGTCGGGTTGGGATTGGGGCCCTAAGTTACCCGATGCGGGCCTGTTTAAGTCTGTCTCTATTAGAAGTTGGAGAGATAGTCTATATAAAGGTATTAAGATTTATCAGGATCATAATAAGGATGGTGTTACTTTAAGTTTTGAGGCCCAGTTTGAAGGAGCCCTTCCTTCTGAATTAGAATGGTCCTTCCTGGACCCCGAATCCAATCTAATTAAAACCTGGACCAGTACCTCTTCAAAAACTGAGCTTGTCCTTGAGAGCCCCCGATTATGGTGGCCAAGGGGGATGGGGGAACAACCTTTGTACCAGCTCCAATTAGTCTATTCTGATGGATCAGAGTCTCAAGAGGTTACTCAGATTATTGGTTTAAGGACATTGACCGTGACTCAGGAAGAGGATGAGTGGGGTCGTTCCTTTGCCTTGACTGTTAATGGGATTCCCTTTTTTGCGAAAGGAGCTAACTATATTCCAGAAGATAATTTTCTTACAAGAATCACAAAGGAGAAAACAGAAGCCTTATTAGAGGAATGTCTATGGGCTAATTTTAATCTCATTCGAGTATGGGGTGGCGGCTATTATCTGGATGATTACTTTTATGATTATTGTGACAAAACCGGTTTAGTTGTTTGGCAGGATTTTATGTTCGCCTGCTCAACCTATCCTACTCGGGAAGACTTTAAAGAGACTGTTAGAGAAGAAATCCAATACACTGTCCGCCGTTTGCGAAATCATCCTTCTATTGCCCTGTATTGCGGTAATAATGAGTTGGAGACGGCTCATGTAGATTGGGGGTTTGATGCTTCCCAGGAGAATAAAAATAATTATCTTGAGCTTTTTGAGAATATGATTCCTTCTGTTTTGAAAGAAGAAGATCCTCATCGCTTTTATTGGCCTTCCAGTCCTTCCAGTGGAGGAGGGTTTGATAAGCCTAATGATCACAATCATGGGGATGTTCATGATTGGCGCGTGTGGCATGGTGAAGAACCTATTTCCTATTTCAGGGATAAGTATCATCGCTTCTTGTCAGAGTTTGGCATGCAATCCTTTCCTGTGTGGTCTACAATTGAAAGTTTTACTGAGCCTTCAGATCGGGAACTATTATCAGAGGTGATGAAGAATCATCAAAAGAATGAAGCGGGAAATCAGAAGATTGCCCATTATATAAGAGAATCCTTTGGTAATACAAAGTCTGATTTTAAGACCTTGGTTTATGCTTCTCAAGCGGTACAGGCAGAAGCCATAACAGAAGCGGCTATTCATTTGAGACAGCATAGAGGTCGTTGTATGGGGGTTATTTATTGGCAGCTAAATGATTGCTGGCCCGGTGCTTCCTGGTCAAGCATTGATTATTACCATAGACGAAAGATGCTTCATTATCAAATCAAGGAAGCTTATGCTCCTGTCGTCATTACCTCACGCAGGGAACAGGATAAGATTATCCTGTATTTAGTAAATGATACGAATAGGGAAATCCAGGGGGATTTCTATTACACTTTGAAGAATCAGGATTTTGAGGTGAAAGAAGGGGATTCTAAATCAGCTATGTGTCCAGCCTATTCTGTTATTAACTGGGAAGTTCCTTTGCCTAAGGGCACGGACATAAGTCGTGACTTTATGGATTACCATTTTCAAACCAGGCAAGGTCAGTTATGGGAGGGCTTTAGCTTATTCTGTGATAGAAAAGAATATAATTTTGTCTCTGCCAAAGTTAGAATTAGTTCCCTTAAAGATAATAGTTTGACTTTAATCGCCGACAAATTCACTCCTTTAGTTTGGATTGATTCCAGTCAGGATTTGAAATGGGATCGTAACGCCTTCCCCATGACAAGACGTGAAATATCAATAAACCTTGAAAGTTTCCCAGAGCCTGTTGATAGGGAGAAACTTCAAGTTATGACACCTGATGAGTGGCAAATATAA
- a CDS encoding helix-turn-helix domain-containing protein, with protein sequence MNSQQSIPLLKGEFDKISETFFKEVKIPNDYYTQLHRHSFFEIMLIKEGQMLHIINNKEQVVLPGTLILIRPRDIHRILPFHGNSCTLFNLEISTKVMEDLFSYLGPGFDRQTILDPPMPPTIHLSATQEGNLSEQITKIHYQHHWDKLRANLYLRNLIFDLVGLLYLPKTYDSDKPMWFNELLEQMIKPVNFRGGLKKMISLSGKSREHLSRSMKKYIGKTPSQFINSQKLNYSVNLLRYTDKSIIDISYESGFENPHYFYRLFSKEIGLSPGAFRKSSHEELLL encoded by the coding sequence ATGAACAGTCAGCAATCTATACCGTTACTGAAGGGTGAGTTTGATAAGATTTCAGAAACTTTCTTCAAGGAAGTTAAAATTCCTAATGATTATTATACACAGCTCCATCGCCATAGTTTTTTTGAAATCATGCTTATTAAAGAAGGACAGATGCTCCATATTATTAATAACAAAGAACAGGTTGTTCTCCCGGGAACCTTGATACTTATCCGACCGAGAGATATCCATAGGATTCTGCCCTTTCATGGAAACAGCTGTACCCTATTCAATCTGGAAATATCCACAAAGGTAATGGAAGATCTCTTCAGCTATCTTGGACCGGGATTTGACCGTCAAACTATACTAGACCCACCAATGCCACCAACCATCCATCTGTCAGCGACTCAGGAAGGCAATCTATCAGAACAAATTACCAAAATTCATTATCAACATCATTGGGACAAATTACGTGCTAATTTGTATTTAAGGAATCTCATATTTGACTTAGTAGGATTACTATATTTACCTAAAACCTATGATTCGGATAAACCTATGTGGTTCAACGAACTACTGGAACAAATGATAAAACCTGTTAATTTTAGGGGCGGGTTGAAGAAAATGATTAGTTTATCCGGCAAAAGCCGGGAACATCTTTCCCGAAGTATGAAAAAATACATAGGGAAGACTCCCAGTCAATTTATTAACAGTCAAAAACTAAATTATAGCGTTAATCTGCTCCGGTATACCGACAAATCGATTATCGATATTAGTTATGAGTCAGGATTTGAAAACCCTCACTACTTCTACCGATTGTTTAGTAAAGAAATCGGATTGAGTCCAGGGGCTTTTCGCAAATCATCACATGAAGAATTACTTCTTTGA
- a CDS encoding universal stress protein, translated as MKKILLPVDFSDVTTRQVDEAEKLAKKFGAQVKILHIEVPVVIPAGYPGAGPAVVDHIQPNTEFDEKQLTALESTLARSGIDVSQEVAEGDPADHILNKAEEWGADYIILGSHGHGGLYNLFLGSVSQAVVHKAKCPLIIVPSKK; from the coding sequence ATGAAAAAGATTTTATTACCTGTAGATTTCTCTGATGTGACTACACGACAAGTTGACGAGGCTGAGAAACTGGCAAAGAAATTCGGTGCTCAAGTTAAGATCCTCCACATAGAAGTTCCTGTTGTTATACCTGCTGGTTATCCCGGTGCGGGACCAGCTGTCGTTGATCATATTCAGCCTAATACAGAATTTGATGAAAAACAGCTTACTGCCTTGGAGTCTACTCTGGCTAGATCCGGTATTGATGTAAGTCAGGAAGTGGCAGAGGGTGACCCTGCAGATCACATTCTTAATAAAGCAGAAGAATGGGGTGCTGATTACATTATATTAGGGTCCCATGGTCATGGGGGATTGTACAATCTCTTTCTTGGGTCTGTTAGCCAGGCTGTTGTCCATAAGGCTAAGTGTCCTCTTATTATAGTTCCCTCAAAGAAGTAA
- a CDS encoding bacteriohemerythrin → MGTIKIYIRNILLSIFAAVVVTIAGTFIFTLTPIQWPIMFIFTAIPGIVFLLLNRGSKVTVLEEHLRELNEGEINLHNLLSTWTDDGNRNLRNHLQRYFLRLHELLLEANTLAGNNKTLGNSLVKRYDKSLERMQEIGGHLEEVGTNVDSLTKDIHMSNDAVTYILNAIRDLSGLVENQSSAVQVSSSAVEEMNASIQNVARITKERTIDMDDLKKKSAEGNQVIDRTVREIKEVSQQTGTIMELLGMINDVASRTNLLAINASIEAAHAGEKGKGFAVVASEIGKLASTTANNARNITDSLTEITNRMAQVQDFSTASGRIFAEVNEEVHDASQSFQEISSSMEELAIGQHEILKSVQILSDTSHDVHESSIKIKEQTKLINESMASVDKSSQQTETSIKEITTRMENLNEVGMQIMTLIHQNRINMETLSKSIEQMDTGIQENSISEAQIGIKWSQGFSVGVEEMDNQHKKLIKALDDYLIAMVSGKGTDSIKPLLDKLAQYVIEHFSDEEKMMERIQYPDLENHRVIHNKFIDKLKVLSKELEEKGPTPLLATRVQDEVANWLIKHIANSDKLYGKHYNSIYGGKK, encoded by the coding sequence GTGGGTACAATCAAAATCTACATAAGGAACATACTCTTATCTATTTTTGCAGCTGTTGTAGTTACCATAGCAGGAACCTTTATCTTTACTTTAACTCCCATCCAATGGCCGATAATGTTTATCTTTACGGCAATACCAGGAATAGTATTCCTATTACTCAACCGGGGAAGTAAGGTAACGGTATTGGAAGAACACCTGCGAGAGCTTAATGAAGGTGAGATCAACCTACATAACTTATTAAGCACATGGACAGACGATGGTAACCGTAATCTACGGAACCATCTGCAACGGTATTTTTTAAGACTTCACGAATTATTACTGGAAGCCAACACCTTGGCTGGTAACAATAAAACACTAGGGAATTCCCTGGTCAAACGCTATGACAAGTCTTTGGAACGTATGCAGGAAATCGGGGGACACCTTGAAGAAGTTGGTACGAATGTGGATTCATTAACCAAGGACATCCATATGTCCAATGATGCGGTTACTTATATATTAAACGCTATCAGAGATCTATCAGGCTTAGTGGAAAACCAGTCCTCAGCGGTTCAGGTTAGTTCTTCAGCTGTAGAGGAAATGAATGCCAGTATTCAAAACGTAGCGCGCATTACTAAAGAACGAACCATAGACATGGATGACCTAAAGAAAAAATCAGCAGAAGGCAATCAAGTTATTGATAGAACCGTTAGAGAGATAAAAGAAGTCTCCCAGCAGACCGGTACTATCATGGAATTATTGGGAATGATTAATGACGTAGCGAGCAGAACAAACCTTTTAGCCATTAACGCCTCCATTGAAGCGGCTCATGCAGGGGAAAAGGGTAAAGGTTTTGCTGTCGTTGCCAGTGAAATAGGCAAGTTAGCCTCAACAACAGCAAATAACGCGAGAAATATAACAGATTCCCTGACGGAAATCACCAACAGAATGGCACAGGTTCAAGATTTTAGTACAGCTAGTGGAAGGATATTTGCCGAGGTTAATGAAGAAGTTCATGATGCTAGTCAATCCTTCCAGGAAATCAGTTCCAGCATGGAAGAATTAGCCATTGGACAACATGAAATCCTCAAGTCTGTTCAGATACTGTCAGATACAAGCCATGATGTTCATGAAAGCTCTATTAAAATCAAAGAACAGACAAAACTCATTAACGAATCTATGGCTTCGGTGGATAAATCCAGCCAACAGACAGAAACATCCATTAAAGAAATCACCACTCGTATGGAAAACCTTAATGAGGTGGGAATGCAGATAATGACCTTAATCCATCAAAACCGCATCAACATGGAAACCCTGAGTAAGAGTATTGAACAAATGGATACTGGTATCCAGGAAAACAGCATAAGTGAAGCCCAGATAGGAATAAAATGGTCACAAGGATTTAGTGTTGGTGTGGAAGAAATGGATAATCAACATAAGAAGCTTATTAAAGCTTTGGATGATTATCTGATAGCCATGGTGTCAGGAAAAGGGACAGATAGTATCAAGCCTTTATTGGACAAGCTGGCTCAATACGTCATTGAACATTTCAGTGATGAAGAAAAGATGATGGAAAGGATACAATATCCAGACCTTGAAAACCATAGAGTCATTCATAATAAGTTCATAGACAAGCTAAAAGTTCTATCAAAAGAACTAGAAGAAAAAGGCCCTACTCCTTTACTGGCAACCAGAGTGCAAGACGAAGTAGCTAACTGGCTTATTAAACATATTGCTAATTCTGATAAACTCTACGGCAAGCATTACAATAGTATCTACGGTGGCAAAAAATAA
- a CDS encoding 3-deoxy-7-phosphoheptulonate synthase — translation MPYTTDDVRIKELRPLIPPAILMEDIPLSEEDRRLVVDTRIKIAKILKKNDDRLLVVVGPCSIHDVDAALDYGRLLKEARQKYSGELEIIMRVYFEKPRTRGGWKGLINDPDLDGSFQINKGLRMARKLLVTLTEMGLPVAVEFLDTISPQFIADTISWGAIGARTTESQVHRELASGLSAPIGFKNGTNGNYNIAIDAIHAARASHSFLSVTKHSLAAIVSTKGNPHCHLILRGGVDGPNYYEKDISEAVKALEASGLEGSLMVDCSHGNSCKDHTKQPMVVDYLSDLVGRGEKNIIGLMIESHLKGGKQSINPDKNLMEYGKSITDACLSWDDTLPLFDRLAKAVKARRQGD, via the coding sequence ATGCCTTATACAACAGATGATGTACGCATAAAGGAATTAAGACCTTTGATACCACCGGCTATTCTGATGGAAGATATTCCCTTATCAGAAGAAGATCGCCGTCTAGTGGTAGACACAAGAATCAAGATAGCAAAGATACTCAAAAAGAATGATGATCGTCTTTTAGTTGTTGTCGGACCCTGTTCTATTCATGATGTGGATGCGGCTCTGGACTATGGCAGACTTTTAAAAGAGGCCAGACAGAAATATTCCGGTGAACTTGAGATTATCATGAGAGTTTATTTTGAGAAGCCTCGAACCAGAGGTGGTTGGAAAGGGCTCATTAATGATCCTGATTTAGATGGTAGTTTTCAGATTAATAAAGGTCTTCGTATGGCTCGGAAGCTATTAGTAACCTTAACTGAAATGGGTCTTCCTGTGGCGGTTGAGTTTCTGGATACTATCAGTCCCCAGTTCATTGCAGATACTATATCCTGGGGTGCCATAGGGGCACGGACAACAGAAAGTCAGGTTCACAGAGAATTGGCTTCCGGACTCAGTGCTCCCATAGGTTTTAAGAATGGAACCAATGGTAATTATAATATAGCCATTGATGCTATTCATGCGGCACGGGCTTCCCATAGCTTTTTGTCAGTAACCAAACATTCTTTGGCTGCCATTGTCTCTACAAAGGGGAATCCCCATTGTCACCTTATCTTAAGAGGTGGTGTGGATGGTCCTAATTATTATGAAAAAGACATCTCCGAGGCCGTAAAGGCTCTGGAAGCTTCCGGTTTAGAAGGCAGTTTAATGGTTGATTGTTCCCATGGTAATTCCTGTAAGGACCATACAAAACAACCTATGGTAGTGGATTATCTATCAGATCTTGTTGGCAGGGGAGAGAAAAACATTATTGGTCTTATGATTGAGAGTCATCTCAAGGGGGGGAAACAAAGTATTAATCCCGATAAGAACTTAATGGAATATGGCAAGAGCATAACAGATGCCTGCTTGAGCTGGGATGACACACTACCCCTATTTGATCGTTTGGCAAAAGCAGTTAAAGCTAGGCGTCAAGGTGATTAA
- a CDS encoding histidine phosphatase family protein, protein MNNTYYLMRHGLSEANIEGLIISDPEVGTKKYGLTPQGRGVVRQALSSRELDSQTIIYSSDFLRTQETAWEASRLLESNAPILTEALRERFFGDFDGGPDTHYAEIWEKDESLHNDNTWKNVESPQSVRQRTEALIHQLEKDYQGEKILLISHGDALQILQTFFEDVEPWTHRSLDHLHTGEIRKMTKKGE, encoded by the coding sequence ATGAATAATACATATTATCTCATGAGACATGGCTTGAGCGAAGCTAACATTGAAGGTCTAATCATTTCTGATCCTGAAGTGGGTACAAAAAAGTATGGCCTCACTCCCCAGGGACGGGGTGTGGTTCGTCAGGCTTTATCCTCAAGGGAATTAGATTCTCAGACTATTATATATAGCAGTGATTTCTTACGAACTCAGGAAACAGCCTGGGAAGCATCACGATTGTTAGAATCCAATGCCCCTATCTTAACAGAAGCCTTAAGGGAACGATTCTTTGGAGACTTTGATGGGGGGCCAGATACTCATTATGCAGAGATTTGGGAAAAAGATGAAAGCTTACATAATGATAATACCTGGAAAAATGTTGAGAGTCCCCAGTCTGTACGTCAGCGTACAGAAGCGCTGATTCATCAATTAGAAAAAGATTATCAGGGAGAGAAAATCCTTCTCATTTCCCATGGGGATGCCTTGCAGATACTGCAAACCTTTTTTGAAGATGTGGAACCATGGACTCATAGATCTCTGGATCATCTCCATACAGGGGAAATCCGGAAAATGACAAAAAAAGGAGAATAA
- a CDS encoding THUMP domain-containing class I SAM-dependent RNA methyltransferase, producing the protein MEIIILHAPGIEKALEKELDKLGLTINDKSRGRIIVDTDLEGLYKAHIYLRTAERILLKMGTWKCHNFDQLFDGIKELNWSLAIDNTWNIKIDKVRSYRSEIKSSPITQKTAHKAILEALNCTEKTNNRKPANIRLYWDKDELLVGLDLTGDGLHKRGYREEAGKAPLRETLAAAMIIYSGWQPGYPIHDPFCGSGTILIEAALMDLNIAPGIKKTFTFEQMNFHEEDLWKKVKREARLQAKRELTSPLSGGDNYDKVLDTARLNAKKAGIGDQILFYKEDATKGEADFDEGYIITNPPYGERLQDKQKAEDLYRSLSQWNESYPSWRKVIITNNEKLEKLYNQQAHIKRYIQYGSLDVTLYQFN; encoded by the coding sequence ATGGAAATAATAATCCTCCACGCTCCAGGGATTGAAAAAGCTCTAGAGAAGGAGCTGGATAAATTAGGTTTAACAATAAATGACAAAAGTCGTGGTCGTATTATCGTAGATACAGATCTGGAAGGCTTATATAAAGCCCATATCTATTTACGAACAGCAGAAAGAATCCTTTTAAAAATGGGCACATGGAAATGCCATAATTTTGATCAGCTTTTTGATGGGATAAAAGAACTGAACTGGTCACTTGCCATAGATAACACTTGGAATATAAAGATTGATAAGGTAAGAAGTTACCGATCAGAGATCAAAAGCTCTCCTATTACACAAAAGACAGCTCATAAGGCTATCCTGGAAGCACTCAACTGTACAGAAAAGACGAACAATAGAAAACCAGCCAATATAAGACTCTATTGGGATAAAGACGAATTATTAGTTGGTCTAGACTTAACTGGCGATGGACTTCATAAAAGGGGCTATCGAGAAGAAGCCGGGAAAGCCCCCTTAAGAGAAACTCTGGCGGCAGCTATGATTATCTACTCAGGATGGCAACCGGGCTATCCTATTCATGATCCCTTCTGCGGAAGTGGAACCATACTCATTGAAGCGGCCCTTATGGATCTCAATATAGCACCTGGTATCAAGAAGACTTTTACCTTTGAACAAATGAACTTCCACGAGGAGGATCTATGGAAAAAGGTCAAAAGAGAAGCAAGACTTCAAGCGAAAAGAGAACTTACCAGTCCTTTAAGCGGGGGAGATAACTATGATAAAGTCCTGGATACAGCTCGGCTGAATGCTAAGAAGGCTGGAATTGGTGATCAGATTCTGTTCTACAAGGAAGACGCCACCAAGGGAGAAGCAGACTTTGATGAAGGATACATCATTACTAATCCCCCCTATGGGGAAAGGCTTCAGGACAAACAAAAAGCAGAAGACCTCTATAGAAGCTTAAGTCAGTGGAATGAAAGCTACCCCTCTTGGCGAAAGGTCATTATCACCAATAATGAAAAGCTGGAAAAGTTATATAATCAACAGGCTCACATCAAACGTTATATCCAATATGGAAGTTTAGATGTAACCCTCTATCAATTCAATTAA
- the ylqF gene encoding ribosome biogenesis GTPase YlqF: MKQIQWFPGHMNKTRRLIGENLPSIDVIIEILDARVPESSRNPMIKDIIGDKPRLVILNKTDLADPSVTKIWMKRYAEEPDVLPLALTSKDKNQIKQIIPGCRTLGKDRNTRKRRALRAMIVGIPNVGKSTVINALKGQKKASVQNKPGHTRHLQRVALNPDFELVDTPGILWPKFEDKRVGYRLALLGSIKDEILDLFDIAGKGLNYLRLNYPKELQERFKLEELPEEPMVLLELMGRKRGMLQKGGIVDMERICHVFLSELREGKIGRVSFEKPDEDTLWFTEEEEESGEEN, translated from the coding sequence ATGAAACAAATACAATGGTTTCCCGGCCATATGAACAAAACCCGCAGGTTAATAGGGGAGAATCTTCCTTCCATTGATGTGATTATTGAAATCCTCGACGCAAGGGTTCCCGAATCCTCCAGAAACCCTATGATAAAGGATATTATTGGAGATAAACCTCGTCTGGTCATCCTTAATAAAACTGACCTGGCAGATCCTTCTGTCACTAAGATTTGGATGAAGCGTTATGCTGAAGAACCGGATGTGTTACCCCTCGCTTTAACGAGTAAAGATAAGAATCAGATTAAGCAAATTATCCCAGGATGTCGTACTTTAGGTAAGGATCGTAATACCAGAAAGCGACGGGCTTTACGTGCCATGATTGTCGGAATTCCTAATGTGGGGAAATCCACTGTTATAAATGCTCTTAAGGGGCAGAAAAAAGCTAGTGTGCAAAACAAACCAGGACATACTAGACATTTACAACGGGTAGCCTTAAATCCTGACTTTGAATTGGTTGATACTCCGGGGATATTATGGCCTAAATTTGAAGATAAAAGAGTCGGTTATCGATTGGCTCTCCTTGGCTCTATTAAAGACGAGATCCTGGATCTATTTGATATCGCAGGTAAAGGTCTTAATTATCTACGTCTTAATTATCCTAAAGAGTTACAGGAAAGATTTAAATTAGAGGAATTACCAGAAGAACCTATGGTACTTCTAGAACTTATGGGCCGTAAAAGGGGTATGCTTCAAAAGGGTGGTATTGTGGATATGGAACGCATTTGCCATGTCTTCTTATCAGAGTTACGAGAAGGCAAAATAGGACGTGTTAGTTTTGAAAAGCCTGATGAAGATACTTTATGGTTTACAGAAGAGGAAGAAGAGTCAGGGGAAGAGAATTAA